ATCTGGACGGCACGCTGGTGGACAGCGCGGCCGATATCGCCGAAGCGCTGAACCGCACGCTGGAAGACATCGGCCTGGCGCGCGTGCCTGAAGCCACCGTGCTGGGCTGGATCGGCGATGGCGTGCGGCGGCTGGTGGAGCAGGCCGTGCATGCCGCCGGTCGTGACATCGATCTGGCCGAGGTGATGCCGACCTTCATGGTGCATTACCGCGAGTGCCTGCTGCGCAGCCCGCGCCTGTTCGACGGCGTGCCCGAAGCGCTGGCCCTGCTGCGCGCGCGTGGCGTGCCGCTGGCCATCTGCACCAACAAGCCGGCGGCGCTGGTGCCGCCGCTGCTGCAGCACCTGGGCATCGGCGATGCGTTTTCGCTGGTGCTGGGCGGTGATTCGCTGCCGCAGCGCAAGCCCAGTGGTGAACCGCTGCGGCATATCGCTGCGCACTTCGGGCTGGAGGTGGACGCCTGCCTGATGGTCGGTGACTCGCTCACCGACTACCGTGCTGCCGAAGACGCGGGCATGCCGATCGCGCTGGTGCGCTACGGCTACCCGCGTGGCCTGGACCTGGAAACGGCGCATGCCGTGGCGGTCATCGACGACCTGCGTGACCTTCCCGGCCTGCAGCGCTGAAGCACCGGGTAGTGCCGGCCGCTGGCCGGCAACCCGTTGCACGCTGCCGAAGACCATGATGTTGCCGGCCAGCGGCCGGCACTACCATGGCGAACACGCTTACTTCGGCTGGTAACGCACGCTCAGCTGATACTCGCGGCCCGGCTGGTTGAACCACGCCACGGTCTCGTAGCGGCGGTCGAACACGTTGGCCGCGCGCGCCAGCAGCGACCACGACGGCGTCAGCGCATATTCCGCGCGCAGGTCCAGGATGCCGTAGCCGCCCACCTTCACCGCGTTGCTGGCGTCGTCGTAACGCTTGCCCGCACCCTGCACGGTCAGCCCGGCGCGGAAATCTCCGAAGCGGCGGTCCACGTCCAGGCGCGCGGTCTGCTGCGCGCGGCGAGCCAGCCAGTTGTCGAACTGGGCACTGCCCGCGGTGCGGTTGCGCGGGTCGGTGTAGCTCAGCTGGCCATTGATGTCGAAGCCGGCCAGCACCACGCCAGCGGTCAGTTCGGCACCGCGGATACGCGCCTTCTCGACCTGCTGCATCATGAAGGTCGCCGCATCGTAGGTGATCAGGTCATCGATGCGCGTCTCGTACACGTCCACACCCCAGTGCCAGCCCTGGCCATGCTGCGACAGGCCGAGGTTGGCGCTCTTCGACTTCTCCGGGTCCAGCGTCGGCACGCCGCTCCACGGGTCGTACAGGTCGCTGAAGGTCGGTGCCTTGAACGCGGTGCCGTAGCTGGCATTCACGCGCAGGCCGTGGCCCAGGTCCATCGCCCAGCCGAGGCTGCCGGTGGCGTGGTTGCCGAACTGCGCGTTGTCATCGTTGCGCGCGCTCACCTGCAGCTGGTGGCGGCCGAAACGGCCCTGGTACTGCACGAACACGCCGGTGTTGCGGCGGCTGTCGACCAGGTAGCCAGCGCTGCTGCCATCGAGGTTGTCCTCGCTCCAGTCCACGCCGGTGCTCAGCAGCTGGCCCTCGGCCAGGCCGATGTCGGCCTGCAGCGATGCACTGTCGCGGTGCGTCTGCGCGCTGCCGAACACACCGAAGTCGCCGTAGTTGTCCGATTCGTTGTCGCTGCGGCCGACGCTGGCGGTGAAGGCCAGGCGCTCGGTCGGGGTGTAGCGCACTTTGCCGGACATCACCTGCTGCAGCGTTTCCGAATAGTTGTAGTAACCGTCGTAGTGGTTCTCGCCTTCGGCACGCAGCGCGCTGCCTTCCACGCTCCACTGGTCGTTGAAGGTGTAGCCACCGCGCAGGCTCTTGGACAGGTTGCGGTAGCCATCGCGGTCGGGCTCATCGGCGAAGCAGCCGGTGAACAGCGTGGCCGAGCCACGGCAGGCGTTGATGCCATCGGTGTGCTGGTAGGCGATGTCCGCGCCGAACCAGCCGTGCTCGCCGCTGCCACCGATGCCGCCGCTGGCTTCGCGCAGGCCGTTGCTGCCGCCGCCGAGCTGGAAGTGTGGCGCGAATTCGCCCTGGTTGCGACGGGTGAAGATCTGGATGACGCCACCGATGGCATCGGCGCCGTACAGGCTCGACTGCGGCCCGCGCACGATTTCCACGCGTTCGATCTGCGCCAGCGGCAGGTCCTGGTACATCGCCAGGCCGAGGTCGGCGCTGTTGATGCGCACGCCATCGACCAGCACCACGGTGTGCGAGGAATTGGTACCGCGCAGGAACAGCGAGCTCTGCTTGCCGAGGCCACCGCTGTTGGTCAGGTTGATGCCGGCGCGGCCCGCCAGCAGCTCCTGCAGCGAGGTGGCCTGGCTGGATTCGATCTGCGCACGGTCGATCACCTGCGCCGGCGCGATGCTGTCCTGCAG
This genomic stretch from Stenotrophomonas sp. SAU14A_NAIMI4_5 harbors:
- the gph gene encoding phosphoglycolate phosphatase (PGP is an essential enzyme in the glycolate salvage pathway in higher organisms (photorespiration in plants). Phosphoglycolate results from the oxidase activity of RubisCO in the Calvin cycle when concentrations of carbon dioxide are low relative to oxygen. This enzyme is a member of the Haloacid Dehalogenase (HAD) superfamily of aspartate-nucleophile hydrolase enzymes (PF00702).), with protein sequence MSYPYPLVVFDLDGTLVDSAADIAEALNRTLEDIGLARVPEATVLGWIGDGVRRLVEQAVHAAGRDIDLAEVMPTFMVHYRECLLRSPRLFDGVPEALALLRARGVPLAICTNKPAALVPPLLQHLGIGDAFSLVLGGDSLPQRKPSGEPLRHIAAHFGLEVDACLMVGDSLTDYRAAEDAGMPIALVRYGYPRGLDLETAHAVAVIDDLRDLPGLQR
- the btuB gene encoding TonB-dependent vitamin B12 receptor; this translates as MKLQSRMLSLAVLAALPALAHAQANDDTAALDQVLVTATRTPIALQDSIAPAQVIDRAQIESSQATSLQELLAGRAGINLTNSGGLGKQSSLFLRGTNSSHTVVLVDGVRINSADLGLAMYQDLPLAQIERVEIVRGPQSSLYGADAIGGVIQIFTRRNQGEFAPHFQLGGGSNGLREASGGIGGSGEHGWFGADIAYQHTDGINACRGSATLFTGCFADEPDRDGYRNLSKSLRGGYTFNDQWSVEGSALRAEGENHYDGYYNYSETLQQVMSGKVRYTPTERLAFTASVGRSDNESDNYGDFGVFGSAQTHRDSASLQADIGLAEGQLLSTGVDWSEDNLDGSSAGYLVDSRRNTGVFVQYQGRFGRHQLQVSARNDDNAQFGNHATGSLGWAMDLGHGLRVNASYGTAFKAPTFSDLYDPWSGVPTLDPEKSKSANLGLSQHGQGWHWGVDVYETRIDDLITYDAATFMMQQVEKARIRGAELTAGVVLAGFDINGQLSYTDPRNRTAGSAQFDNWLARRAQQTARLDVDRRFGDFRAGLTVQGAGKRYDDASNAVKVGGYGILDLRAEYALTPSWSLLARAANVFDRRYETVAWFNQPGREYQLSVRYQPK